Below is a genomic region from Bartonella harrusi.
TAGCAGGGCTGTTCAAAGCCCCAAGCAAATATGCTCCTCATAGACATCTCTTTGCTGCCCAAACACGTGCCAACGTAGTACTCTCTAATCTTGTTAATAGCGGGTTTATGACGGCAAGCCAAATTATCAACGCTCATCGCCATCCCGCAAGAGCACTTATAAAAACAGAAAGTACGCAACCTAATTATTTTCTTGATTGGGTATTTGGCGAAGTCAAAAAAATAAGTAGCGAACTTCCAAGCCATAGTTTGATTATTCAAACCACTCTCGATCCAGATATTCAAAGAACAGCAGAAGAAGCAATCGCGTACCATTTACACCAATATGGTCAACAATACCGCGTAACACAAGCAGCAACAGTTATTCTTGACAATAACGGAGCTGTCTGTGCAATCGTTGGAGGAGTGGATTATAGTAAAAGTCAGTTTAACAGAGCCACACAAGGTGGCCGACAACCTGGTTCTTCATTCAAACCTTATGTTTACGCATCCGCAATGGAACATGGCCTGTCTCCTTCAACAATCGTCTTAGATGCTCCCATTCGTTGGGGCGGCTGGTCACCCAAAAATAATTCTGGTCATTATCTTGGTAAAATTGATCTAGCAACCGCTTTGGCTTTTTCCATCAATACCGTGCCCGTCTATCTTACCTATCACTACCTTAACCGCGATACCCAACCCATCATAGATCTCATCAAAAATATGGGAATCCATGCACATATCTTATCACACAAAACTATGGTTCTAGGCACATCTAATATGACACCTATGGATCAAGCAATTGGTTTTAATGTCTTCGCAAACGGGGGCATAGCCGGAAATCTCCATGGATTTACACAAATCCGCACAACAGATGGACGTATTGTATGGGACTTCGAACATAACGGTAATAAACTTCATCGTGTCCTTAGTGAACAAACCACCGCTTATATAAACCAAATGATGGTGGGTGTCACAACGCGAGGATCTGGTAAACGCGCAGCCCTCCCCATGACACTTGTTGCTGGGAAGACTGGAACATCACAATCCTATCGCGATGCATGGTTTGTTGGCTTTACTGGTAATTATACGGGTGCTGTATGGATGGGAAATGATAACTTTTCATCAATGAATCGCGCCTTTGGTGGGGGTATTCCTGCCATGATATGGCATAGCATTATGCTTTCTGCACATCAAAATATTATGCTCAAGAAACTCTATGGTGTTAAAGACTCTCTTCTTCCTTATCAACCACCGACATCCCCTTCTCACAATGATTCTGAGCTTACAGTCCCAATACCCCATACGCTCTCACATGAAACATTGAATATTGTACGCCTGATTCATCATAGCCTGAAAAAACTGCCTACAATCTCTTTGAAAAGAGACAATATAGGCACTTCAAGATTTTGAATTTGAGATCTCTTAGAATGTTTGTCAAGATTATGGTTCCCTTTTTCATTTTTGCTTTTTCCATTTTATGCGGGATATTGAGTGTTGATTATGCACTCAATTCCTTTCATCATTTTGGACGCTTTACAATTGGACAATGGAGTGCTTATCCTCAAGTGGGAACAACCAACACTGATCCCTATACGCGTGCGCGCGCTGCCAAACGAGGTGATATATCAATTGGACACACAGAAGGTCTCATTTTCCAAATTTGGAAAGATAACCACGGGCGTCCACTCCAAGCAAATTGCCATTACTTAATGAAAGGTTATATCCCTGAAGCACGCTTTTTTACCCTTTATACAGCGGATAGATCACTCAAACCATATACTTCATCTCACAAAATACCATTCGAACTCTACAGCAATAATATTACCTATGAGAGTGATGGTTCCTTTTTCATCAATATTTCACAAAAGCCGCACCCAGGCAATTGGCTTGCAATGGTTAGCCCAAAAGAATTTGGTCTTATTCTTACCTTATATGATACCTCAATCATCTCCGCAACGGCATTGCAAAAACTTACGATGCCATCAGTGGAACAAATTCCATCAGGACAAATAAACTGTGATTAGATTCATTTACATCGGACTTCTTGCCATCATTGGCGCTGTCATTGTCCATATTTGCGTTCTCTTTCTCATACCCTATTGGACGCAAAATAATATATGGACAGAACTGAAAAAATCTGGAGCCCCCTATCAATTCGTTGACTTAGATGCTCAGAATCCTATTCAACAATCTACGGATCCATTTTTTCTTCTTAAAGTCTGCCGATTTAATCTAGAAAATGGTCCTGTTCATTTAAAGGCTTTGAAAACAACACAATTTTGGTCATTCGCCGCCTACACATATGATGGAATTATTTTCTATAGCCTTAATGATCGCACTGCTCCTGATGCTACACTCGACCTCATCATTGGAAAACCAATACAAATTATAGAACTTAAACAATCAAAGCCTAAAAACAATATCAATTCAGTTTTGGTCGCTAAAAATTTGAATAAAGGTTTTGTACTCTTACGCATTTTTGCTCCCTCTTTTCTTGCTAAGAAAGAGAGTGAAGCCTTCTTTTCATCTGCAACTTGTCACATATTGAATGAATAAAAGCATATCAAAATGATTATTTGCAAATTTTATCAATTGAATACCATCATGAAGATACCATTCTTATGCAAAATTTTAAAAAACTGATTTTTTATCGAAGTAAAAAATCATTTATCATGATTTCCATAACAATCACCTCTTGAAATATAAATTTTGCATATAAGGATATAAAAAATAGTATATTAATTATAAATATGCAAAAGAAGATGATCTCTTTTGCAAATAATCCTCTCTTCTTCGATACAAAATATCTCTTTGCAAAAAAAAACAATAAAGATAGCTAAAAGTTCTGTAAAAACAGCATTTTATAAACCTGACAGTTTGTCTTCTCATTTTATTTCTATGTGATTATAAATTTTTCTCATAAAATCAGATTAACACGATAATAAACTATAAAAAAAATGATTATTATTTACCCTTTATGAAGACGTTAAAATAATTTGCTGAAAATTTGATGAATACAACGATCCTTGATCTCAAAAAAAACTGCTTTACTTTTGTTGTATGACTAGGAAAATTTTAAGATAGAGAATCTGAAAAAGCTTTTCTTAAGGGATACTGTTGAGGGGAAAAAAGTTTCATGAAAAAAAAATATGTTCGGTTCGTTTCAAGGGCCGCAGTGTGGTCTCCCCGTTTTAGCGGGTTGGCGTTTTTTATTTTATTATTTTCAGTGTTTCTACAGCGTTTTTCTGTCATCCATGTCGTTGACTTTATAATTTTAACTGTCATTTCTGCTTGCTGTATTGTTGTTTCTCTTTTTCTTGCATTCAAAGCACTTTACAATTTATGGGTGTTTGGCGCTCTGGGTGGAATGAAAGCTTTAAAAGGGATTATTTATTCATTAATTACTGGTACGCCATTGGTGTTATTTTTTGGGGGATGGTTTACTTTACCAGCTCTTCATGATGTCTCTACTGACACACAAAGACCACCCGCTTTTTTTCGTGCAACACGCCCCAATGATGCTTTGCCGCTTAAGAGTGTTTTAACTGAACAAACAGCCTTACAAATGTTACAATGGCCGGAAATGTCAGGACGTCGTTATGACGGTTCACCTGAACGTATTCGTAAATTAGTTCTCAATGTGTTAGAAACTTATGACTGGCCTGTTGTGGCTCAAAGAGAGTTTACAGAAAAAGAAAATGAGATTTATATTGAAACGATAGCAAAAACTTTTTACCTTGGCTTTATTTCAGATATTGTCATCCGTTTAACTGATGAAGGGGATACAACTTTCGTTGATATGCGCTCCGCTTCTCGTTATTTGCCAAGAGATTTGGGGACAAATGCTGCTTTTATTATCGATTTTATGGATGCACTTGATACAGAAGTCGCTTCCCTCCCCCTTTCTCAAGATGGTGAGTAGAGACTTAACAATAGATATTTTTTTAATAAACAGCTTATTTCTCAATGAAGTTCAATACGGACGAGAGTGAATAGATCAGCTCTAAATTTTCAACACTTAATCTACATATTTAAAAAACTATTGATTAATTTAATAACAGTTTTTAGCTCTTTGTCTTGGTTATTTTAATAGTTTTATCATTTTACTCTCTGTGCTTTTAGAAAATAAATATCTCGAAATACTAAAATAAATAACAAGATACAATTTTAACAACTTCCAAAATAATAAATATAAAATACTTTATATATCATGATAAATTATTATTTTATCATAAAACTTTTACAAAAAAAAGCATATAAATTAAAAAAAATGTAACTATAATTATTTACAATAATTCAAAAATTTTATCTATTTACGAATGATTTAAGATATATATAAATATATTGTAATAAAGTATAACATAAAAAGGAAAATTATTTCAAATAATTCTAACTTTATACTTTTAAAAGTTTTATATTTAAATACATAAGAAAAAATTTTAAAAATAACATGAATAATTGTTAAAATAAACGCGATTTTAATAATATTTAAATTTACAAACATAATTAATATAAAAAACTAATATTTAATATATTCAAACGAAACATAAATAAAACAAAATGCTAAAAAAGTCAAAAAGAATAACCTAAATGTCTTAAGCGATTCCTTTATACTATTTTTCCAACTGTCACCACTGTATCTATAAATTAATGCAAATAAAAATATAAAAATAAATATTGAATACAGCATATTAAAAACATTACTAGTTAATAGTGAAATAATATTATTACTAAGATACATAATAAACATCCAAAATGAAATTTTTTATATGTAGCTGAAATTATTTAATTTTTCTATATTTATTAATCTACAACTATAAAAATACTAACTTCAGAGATATCCTTCTGAATATTATCTACAAATCATAGTCAGTATTCTTTAACTTCACCGGTTAAGATAATCAGGAACTTATTTAGCCAAGTGGATTATATTAGAAATTTTAGTGCGCATTTATAGTCATGTTTTAAATCTTTCCTTGCCTGATTTTACGCACTTGGTAAATAGAGTCGTTGTTTAAACGCATTAGAAAAGTTAATTTTATGTCTTTTAACAGGAAACTCTATAAAAAAACTAAATAAAATTACATTTTATAATAATATTATAATTTATTTTATAAATAAAATTAGTGTATATCAAAAACTATATTTTTATAATTACAAACCAATATATACAATAATATAATCAACAATCTTTATCATTATAAACACCATAATTCCTAATGATAACGATTCCTTTGCAGCTTGTTTCCAACTATAACTGCTAAAAAATCTATAGCACAACATACATCCCAAAACACTTATAACTAGTGGAAGAAATAATTTTATAAGTTTATAAATAATATCCATAACAAAAAAACCAAACATCTATTTACAATAAATAATAGATATCTCTGAGATGAGTTGTGCCATAACTTTTAAATTATGTCGCAATGTTACTAACCTCAGAGA
It encodes:
- a CDS encoding transglycosylase domain-containing protein — translated: MFHFFKKKKEKHNKPFHSPRLIELDALFDTALYRIRSANHFFWNKAKIISQCFHIRGGKRFIIEILDETLTLGLIGFTLFTIVGIPVFELTKKDWYSLKKFSILFLDRYGNPIGHRGTLPAASVPVEEMPDYVIKAVLATEDRHFFDHWGIDLQGLTRAITQNIQAKGVVQGGSTLTQQLAKNLFLTNERTITRKIKEAYLALWLEANFSKQQILQLYLDHAYMGGNNFGITAAAKFYFDKNIRNLSLSESAMLAGLFKAPSKYAPHRHLFAAQTRANVVLSNLVNSGFMTASQIINAHRHPARALIKTESTQPNYFLDWVFGEVKKISSELPSHSLIIQTTLDPDIQRTAEEAIAYHLHQYGQQYRVTQAATVILDNNGAVCAIVGGVDYSKSQFNRATQGGRQPGSSFKPYVYASAMEHGLSPSTIVLDAPIRWGGWSPKNNSGHYLGKIDLATALAFSINTVPVYLTYHYLNRDTQPIIDLIKNMGIHAHILSHKTMVLGTSNMTPMDQAIGFNVFANGGIAGNLHGFTQIRTTDGRIVWDFEHNGNKLHRVLSEQTTAYINQMMVGVTTRGSGKRAALPMTLVAGKTGTSQSYRDAWFVGFTGNYTGAVWMGNDNFSSMNRAFGGGIPAMIWHSIMLSAHQNIMLKKLYGVKDSLLPYQPPTSPSHNDSELTVPIPHTLSHETLNIVRLIHHSLKKLPTISLKRDNIGTSRF
- a CDS encoding DUF1214 domain-containing protein; protein product: MFVKIMVPFFIFAFSILCGILSVDYALNSFHHFGRFTIGQWSAYPQVGTTNTDPYTRARAAKRGDISIGHTEGLIFQIWKDNHGRPLQANCHYLMKGYIPEARFFTLYTADRSLKPYTSSHKIPFELYSNNITYESDGSFFINISQKPHPGNWLAMVSPKEFGLILTLYDTSIISATALQKLTMPSVEQIPSGQINCD
- a CDS encoding DUF1254 domain-containing protein translates to MIRFIYIGLLAIIGAVIVHICVLFLIPYWTQNNIWTELKKSGAPYQFVDLDAQNPIQQSTDPFFLLKVCRFNLENGPVHLKALKTTQFWSFAAYTYDGIIFYSLNDRTAPDATLDLIIGKPIQIIELKQSKPKNNINSVLVAKNLNKGFVLLRIFAPSFLAKKESEAFFSSATCHILNE
- a CDS encoding DUF1499 domain-containing protein, with amino-acid sequence MKKKYVRFVSRAAVWSPRFSGLAFFILLFSVFLQRFSVIHVVDFIILTVISACCIVVSLFLAFKALYNLWVFGALGGMKALKGIIYSLITGTPLVLFFGGWFTLPALHDVSTDTQRPPAFFRATRPNDALPLKSVLTEQTALQMLQWPEMSGRRYDGSPERIRKLVLNVLETYDWPVVAQREFTEKENEIYIETIAKTFYLGFISDIVIRLTDEGDTTFVDMRSASRYLPRDLGTNAAFIIDFMDALDTEVASLPLSQDGE